The segment GGCACCACCGAGTCCACGTTTTGCACGATGGCGTAGTTGTTGAACATCCCCCCAGAGCTGGCGCAGGCCCCCATGGAGATCACCCACTTGGGGTCGGGCATCTGCTCCCAGACCCTCCGCATCACCGGGGCCATCTTCTTGGAGAGCCTTCCCGCCACGATCATCACGTCCGCCTGGCGGGGGCTTGCCCGGAAGACCTCGCTGCCGAAGCGGGCCAGGTCGTTGCGGGCGTCGGTGGAGGCCATCATCTCGATGGCGCAGCAGGCCAGGCCAAAGGTAGCGGGCCAGAGGCTGTTGGAACGGCCCCAGGCCACCAGCTTCTCCAGGGTGGTAAAGAGGATGCCCTCCCGCTCCAGCTCCTGCACGTCCCGCTCAAAGAGGTCTTTTAGTGCCACCGCATCACCCCCTTCCACCACTCGTAGAGGAAGCCCACGAAGAGGAGGAGGGTGAAGCCCAAAACCCCGAGGAAGCCGTAAAGCCCAAGGCCCCCCGCGCTCACCGCGTAGGGCCAGAGGAAGGCCACCTCCACGTCGAAGAGGATGAAAAGCATGGCCACCACGTAGAAGTGAACAGGGAAGCGCTTAACCTCCCCTGCTGGGTCATTCCCCGACTCGTAGGGCATGAGCTTGGCCTTCCCCGGTTTTTTGGGACCTAGGAGAGCTCCCACCACCAGGGCTGCCAGTCCGATGAAAAGGGCCACCCCTAGGTAAATCAGGATGTTCACGTACTCCGCGATCGGCGCCAAGGTCCCCTCCTTTCGTGCATCCCTTCACGAGGTGGGGGCCTAAAATCCTCGAGGGCCCCACCTCGGTTCCCGCCCATCTTATCACCCCAGGTGCGGGACAATAGGGGTGGACTACACCGAAGGGGAGGCTAATCGGTGTAAGCCGTTTGATTATCGACAGCCAAGACGCTACACTTTGGTGTAGAGAAGGTCCTTGAGCCTCTGGAAATGGGATAAATCCAAAGCCTCCGCACGGACGTCCGGGGGAAGGCCCAGTCTTCTAAGGGCCTCCTCCACCTTTTCCTTGGGGTATCCGGCGGCGGTGAGGGCGTTTTTCAGGGTCTTGCGCCGCTTGGAAAAGGCGGCCTCGAGGAGCTGGAAAAGGACCGGATCGTTCTGCACCTTCCTGGGGGTGAGGCGCACCAGACTGCTCACCACCTTGGGCGGGGGAAAGAAGGCCCCAGGGGGCAGGTCAAAGAGTTTCTCCGCCTGGGCGTGGTAGGCCACCCGCAGGGAGAGGAGGCCGTAGGAAGGGGTATTGGGCCGGGCCACCATGCGCTCGGCCACCTCCTTTTGCACCAGAAAGACCAGACGCTGGAAACGGCCCGTCTGCAGGAGGCGGGTGACGAGGGGGGTGGCGATGTTGTAGGGGAGGTTGGCCACCAGAAGGCTTCCCTCGGGCACCTCCTCCCACGGGTAGCGCAGGGCATCTTCAAAGACCAGGCGCACGGGCAAGCCTTTCAGGGCTTCCTCCAGCACGGGCCTCAGGCGCTCGTCCTTTTCGATGGCCGTGACCTCCGCCCCGGCTTCCGCCATGGCCCGGGTGAGTACCCCCAGGCCCGGTCCCACCTCGTAGACAGGGGCGGTGAAGGGCTTCGCCACCTCCACGATCCGCTTGAGGTGGCCTTCCGAGACCAGGAAGTTTTGCCCAAACCGCTTGTCGGCATGGAGGCCGTGGCGCAGGAGAAGTTCCCGCACCGCTTTGGGGGAGGTGAGCTTAAGCATGGGAAAGCCGCTTGATGACGGGGTGTAGGGGCTCCTCCTCGGGGTAGAGCACCAGATACTGCCCCAGGTCCAAGGCGTCGATGAGGGCGAAGCGCTCTTTGAGGAGGATGCCCCCCTTCATGGGCACGTGGCCATAGACGCCATAGCGATACCCCATCCGCTCCACGTAGTCGGGGGTGCGGAACCACCAGGTCTTAGGCTCTGACTGGGCGTAGAAGAGTTCGTCGTACTCCTGGAGCCAGGGGACCGGCCCCACGTGGGCGAAGTGTACCCCGTGCAAGACCATCTCCCGGGGGAAGCCCGCTATCCAGGCCCTTAAGGCCTCGGGAAGGGGGCGCCCCCCGTGTTCAGGGTGGAACTCCAGGTGCTTGAGGTGCCGGTTGCCCAGGATGGGTTCTCCCTTGAGCGCTGCCTCCTCGTGGTTGCCCAGGAGGATGGTCACCTTTCCCTGGGCAGCCTCCTGAAAGGCCTTGAGCCGGACGAGCTCCCGGATCTGGGCCCCTGCCGCCAGGCGCAAGTGGTCGGGGTCCAGGGGATCGAAGGGGCTAAGCCCCGTCAGGCGTTCGTAGTCCTTGGGGGTCTTGGGGTGGATCAAGTCCCCGAGGAGGACCACGTGGGTCTTTCCCGAAAGGAGTTCTTCCGTGGGCCTAAGCCCAGCATCCGCCAGGCCCTCTGCCTTCAGGATGCGCCAAAGGGCGGGGAAGTTGGCGTGGAGATCCCCGACAGCGACGATCCTCATCCCTTGAGGAGGGCCCGGAGCTCCCCGTAAAGCCGCTTGGTTTCCTCGGGGGTTTTGCCGTAACCGGCGTACTTGTTGACGATCTTGGCGGCCTCCTTGCCCAGGCCCTTTTCCTTAAGCCTTTCCAGAAGCTGATCGATGAGCCGGTAGGCCTCGGGCTTCTCCTCTCCGAGGCCCTCCTCCTCGAGGGGGGAAGACTCGGGTAGCTTGGGTGGGGTGAAGCGCCCCTTCTCCGGGTCATAGTCCACCCATTGCTTTTCCAGGCGGTAGAGGTAACGACCCACGCCGAACTTCACCGCGGCCCTTTTCAGGGCGTCGGAAAAGGCGGCCTTCAGGGAATCCCCTTCCCCCACGTCCTCCTTGGTTACCCCCAGGATCGTGAGGCGGCACTTCACCTCCACCAGGCGTTCGCGCCGCTCCCCCCGCTCATCCCTCACCGTGCGCTCGGCGTCGGCCAGAACCTCGTAGGCATCCTGCCACCCCTCAGGACCCACCGCCCGGTCCAGGCGGTCCAAAACGGTACGGGCATCCACATAGGGAACCACCAGGGCGCGTTTTTTATCCCGGGAGAGGGCCTCGATGCGCCACTGCACCTCCCCAGGGGGAAAGGGCTCGGAGAGTTTTTGCCAGACTTCGTCCATACCTAAAGTCTACTTTAGGTGGCGTTTAAGGGTTAAGGGGAAAGCTGGGTTAGGCTAAGGACATGCGCAGGTTATTCGGGATACTCCCCCTCTTGCTTTTGGCCTGGGCCCTCGAGGTGAGTCCCAGCAACCCCTTGGAACTCCGCATCACCGCCACCCTCTCCTTCAACCTCTTTCCCCAGGCGGTGGTGGTGGAGCGCCTCCCGGAGCCCCAAGGGCTCTTGGTGGTCTACCGCTACTCCCAAGCGGAGGCCATTTTCCGCTACCACGATGCGGATCTCCGCCGCCGGGGTTGGGTGCGGGTGAAGTACGAGGTGAAGAAGGACGAGTGGAAGGCGGAGTACAAGAAGGGTAAGGCCAAGGCCAAGCTTTCCGTGAAGGACAAGAAGGGCCGGGTGGAGGTCCGGCTCAGGGAAGGGGACTAGACAAGGCCTAGGCCCCTTGCTACCCTAAAGGGCGCGTGGGGCCGTGGCGCAGCTGGGAGCGCGCCTGAATCGCACTCAGGAGGTCACGGGTTCGAGTCCCGTCGGCTCCACCAGAAAAACCTCCCGCCCAGGCGGGAGGTTTTTCCTTGGCGCTTCCTAGTAGCCGGTGGCCGAGCTTGGGTTCAAGAGGGGGTGCAGGCTCTGGGGGGAGACCATGACCCGGGCCGGCTGGACAAAGCCCAAGGGCAAGGGAGTTGTGTCAATGGTGGCCACGGCGGAGAGTACCCGGGTATTGGTGGAGTCGTAGTAGAGGGGGTAGTCGTTGGGCCCTGGCACCAACACCGAGGAGCAGGCGATGGTGACGTCGGTCATGCCCTGTGTGATCTGGTGGGGACGAAGCGAGGTGCCGGGCAGGGTGTTATAGCCGCAGTCTACCGCTTCGCCGATGTTGGTCATCACCGCGCCCATCTTGCCCAGGAAGTCGTTTTCCAAGGTGATGGCGTCGTAGTAACCCTGCCACTCCCCGATGAAGACCACGCGCCCCCCTTCTGCGGCGAAAGCCTTGAGGACGTTTATCTCGGCGTTGGTGAAGGTTTCCCTAGGATTCCAGAGGAAGATGACCTTCACCTCGGGGGCGATGGCGGTGATGGACTCCTGGGTGGAGTTGAGCTCCTCTATGGAAAAGCCCTGGGCTTGGATGACGCTGCGCATGGTGGTCAGGCTGGGGTCGCTGCACTCTCCCGTGCCCCCGCACCTTGACTGCCGCCCTCGGTCAAAGAGGACCTTGGTGCCGTCATTCCGGGGTCCTGCCGTGGTGTAGACCACCAGGTTCTTCACCATGAGCTGGTTGTTAGGGTTGGCCATGCCCGTGTCGTCAAAGGGGTTGATGTCGTTGAAGACCACGATATCCTTCCCCGGCTGGGGCGGCACGTTCCCGCAGCGCTGGACCACGAACTCCACCTGGCCTTGAGCTTCGGCAAAGCGGTAGCTGGGGGTCATGAGGAAGGCGTGGCCGGCCACGTGCAGGGTGTCCCCGGGGCTAACCCCAAGGTCCGCCAACGCGAAGGCGTAGGTGAAAGTGGCTACGTAGGGATCGTGAACCGCCTGGGCGGGGAAGGTCCACCAGTTGCCTGGGGCGGCGGTGCCTGCATGGGCGTGGCTTTCCGTAAGTTGCCAGGGTGAAATCCCGGAGAGCCGCACGAAGAGGGTGTCCTGGGTATTCCAGACCAAGAGGTTCCCCACCTTGCCCAGGGGGGCCTCGAGGACCTGGCCGCAAGCCTGGGCGGGATCGCCCCCGGCGTCGTCCCGAGGCCCTGGAACCACCATGTTGGGGTTGACCCCTTGGGGGCTGGAACAAGCGCCCAACGCCGCCACCAACGCCACAATGCCCAAACGCCGATGCCGAGAAATGCCCATGGGAATACGCCTCCAATCCGGTCTAATGAGACCAGGATTAGGGTAAACCCGAAGAGGCGTTACCGAGGCGTTACAGCGTTACTGGCCTTGGAGGAGCCAGCCCACCAGGGCGTTCACCACATCGTTCTCCGCCAGGAGTTCCGGGGCTTCCAGCACTGCCCGGAAGAAGGCCTGCACCATTTCCGGGGTGGGGTTTTTCAGTAGGTCCTGCACGCTTTTCCCGGCGTAAGGCCCCTGGGTGAGGGGAGCGGTGAAGCGGCTTCCCGCGGCTAGGGGGGCGGCTTGCCTTAGGGCCTCCAGGGTCCTTTCCAGGAGGAGACGGTCCCCATCGGAACCCAGGGCCTCTTTAGGATTGAGGAGCAGGGTGCCATCCAGGTCCCGCACCTCGAGGCCCAGGGCATAGAGCTTCCGCGCCAGGCTTTCTTGTCCCACCTCCAGGGGAATCACGGCTTGGGTCTCGCCATAACGCACCTCCAGCACATACCTTCCCGGCTCGGGCAGGGTGACGGCGGGGGCCACCTCCTCCAGGGCGCTGGTGAGGGGTGGGAAGCCCAGGGGTTTCTTCTCCTGGGATAAAAGGGCACCTTCCTTGTAGAGGAGGGTTTCCAGCTCCCCGCGCTGGAGGTAGGGGTGGGCGCTCAGCCTCACCTCCGGGAAAACCGCTTCCCCGGCATGGAAGGGCCGGGCCTCCAGGTCCCCGGGGATTAGGGAGAGCTTCTTCACCTCCAGAACGGGCCTTTCTTCCTTCTGGTTCAGGGCCCTCTTCGCCGCCGGGGCCAGGGGATGCCGAGGGTGGGTTTCCACAAAGGCTTGGTACAGCCCTCGGGCCGGAAGCCCTGCCCGTTCGGACACGTAGGCCCGGAAGAAGAGGGCCAGGGGCTCAGTTCGCCCTTCCAGGTCCTTTAAGGCCTCGGGGAAGTCCTCGCCCTCGTCCAGCCTTAAAGCCCGGTCGTAGGCGGCCTTGGCCCCCAGGTAGTCCCCGTAGATGACCTTCAAAAGCCCCAGATTGTAGTAGGCGGTGGCGTTGGGCCTTAAGGCCACGGCCCGCTTGGAGGCCAGGATGGCCCGGGGCAGGTCGCCCGTGAGGTAGGAGGCCCAGCCCAGGTTGGTCCAGTAAAGCCAGTAATCCGGTCTGAGCCTGAGGGCTTTGAGCAGGGCATCCCTGGCCTCTTCCCCTTTTCCTTCGGAGAAGGCGGCGAAGCTCACCTCCTCCCAGGCCAGGGGCAGTTCGGGGAAGGCTTGGGCGAGGGCGCGGGCCGCTTCCTTCCAGCGGGAGTCCTCGAGGGTCCTAAAGACCAGCTCCGCGGCGGTTCTTTCCAGAATATCTCCTTTCAGGAGGGCTTCCGCCAGGCTGCGGGCCTCTTCCCGCTTGCCTTGGGAAAGAAGCGAGAAGGCCTGGTAGGCGGGGGGGAGCCTCCCTTGCCAGAGAAGCAGGAGCCGTTCCGGGAGAATTCCCTCTAAAAGCCCGCTTCCCCGCCCCTCCTTAAGGTCCAGGGCCGATTGGTGGAGGGGATCCGGGTTTTCCCCGTGGGCCAAGGCCCTTAGCTCCTCCTCGGAGAGGGTGGGGTGGGGTAGGGAGCTGTACTTCGGCGCTAGACCCTCCCCCTGAAGCCAGAGCCAGGCCAGGCCCGGGTTGGCGAATAGCCCCTCCTTGACCCCATCCTTGCGGGCCAGCAGAAGCCTTAAGCCCTTCTCCTCTTCCTTGCCCACAAGAACCCATTCCGCTCCCGAGGCCGCCTGGGCCAGCCGGGCCCCGGCCTGGGTGTAAAGCCCCCCGGCCAGGTCGTAGCTGCCCCGCCAGGGCAGGTCGGGAAGAAGAAGGGCCAGGAGGGTGGGGGGAGGGGCCTCGAGGCCCTGGGCGAAGGCCTGGGCCAGGCGGAAGCCTTCGGGGCCTTCAAAGGGCAGGACCAGCCCTTG is part of the Thermus caldilimi genome and harbors:
- the rsmA gene encoding 16S rRNA (adenine(1518)-N(6)/adenine(1519)-N(6))-dimethyltransferase RsmA, translated to MLKLTSPKAVRELLLRHGLHADKRFGQNFLVSEGHLKRIVEVAKPFTAPVYEVGPGLGVLTRAMAEAGAEVTAIEKDERLRPVLEEALKGLPVRLVFEDALRYPWEEVPEGSLLVANLPYNIATPLVTRLLQTGRFQRLVFLVQKEVAERMVARPNTPSYGLLSLRVAYHAQAEKLFDLPPGAFFPPPKVVSSLVRLTPRKVQNDPVLFQLLEAAFSKRRKTLKNALTAAGYPKEKVEEALRRLGLPPDVRAEALDLSHFQRLKDLLYTKV
- a CDS encoding ABC transporter; this translates as MGISRHRRLGIVALVAALGACSSPQGVNPNMVVPGPRDDAGGDPAQACGQVLEAPLGKVGNLLVWNTQDTLFVRLSGISPWQLTESHAHAGTAAPGNWWTFPAQAVHDPYVATFTYAFALADLGVSPGDTLHVAGHAFLMTPSYRFAEAQGQVEFVVQRCGNVPPQPGKDIVVFNDINPFDDTGMANPNNQLMVKNLVVYTTAGPRNDGTKVLFDRGRQSRCGGTGECSDPSLTTMRSVIQAQGFSIEELNSTQESITAIAPEVKVIFLWNPRETFTNAEINVLKAFAAEGGRVVFIGEWQGYYDAITLENDFLGKMGAVMTNIGEAVDCGYNTLPGTSLRPHQITQGMTDVTIACSSVLVPGPNDYPLYYDSTNTRVLSAVATIDTTPLPLGFVQPARVMVSPQSLHPLLNPSSATGY
- a CDS encoding NuoB/complex I 20 kDa subunit family protein, which produces MALKDLFERDVQELEREGILFTTLEKLVAWGRSNSLWPATFGLACCAIEMMASTDARNDLARFGSEVFRASPRQADVMIVAGRLSKKMAPVMRRVWEQMPDPKWVISMGACASSGGMFNNYAIVQNVDSVVPVDVYVPGCPPRPEALIYAVMQLQKKVRGQAVNERGERLPPVAAWKRARG
- a CDS encoding NADH-quinone oxidoreductase subunit A, which encodes MAPIAEYVNILIYLGVALFIGLAALVVGALLGPKKPGKAKLMPYESGNDPAGEVKRFPVHFYVVAMLFILFDVEVAFLWPYAVSAGGLGLYGFLGVLGFTLLLFVGFLYEWWKGVMRWH
- a CDS encoding metallophosphoesterase, coding for MRIVAVGDLHANFPALWRILKAEGLADAGLRPTEELLSGKTHVVLLGDLIHPKTPKDYERLTGLSPFDPLDPDHLRLAAGAQIRELVRLKAFQEAAQGKVTILLGNHEEAALKGEPILGNRHLKHLEFHPEHGGRPLPEALRAWIAGFPREMVLHGVHFAHVGPVPWLQEYDELFYAQSEPKTWWFRTPDYVERMGYRYGVYGHVPMKGGILLKERFALIDALDLGQYLVLYPEEEPLHPVIKRLSHA
- a CDS encoding Rad52/Rad22 family DNA repair protein, whose protein sequence is MDEVWQKLSEPFPPGEVQWRIEALSRDKKRALVVPYVDARTVLDRLDRAVGPEGWQDAYEVLADAERTVRDERGERRERLVEVKCRLTILGVTKEDVGEGDSLKAAFSDALKRAAVKFGVGRYLYRLEKQWVDYDPEKGRFTPPKLPESSPLEEEGLGEEKPEAYRLIDQLLERLKEKGLGKEAAKIVNKYAGYGKTPEETKRLYGELRALLKG